One window from the genome of Lysobacter helvus encodes:
- a CDS encoding RNA-binding S4 domain-containing protein, translating to MQRLEFALDGHDHVELHQLLKLVGVVDSGGAGKHLVASGVVTVDGQVELRKTCKIHAGQRVAVDDVAIDVVA from the coding sequence GCCCTGGACGGGCACGATCACGTCGAACTCCACCAGCTGCTCAAGCTCGTCGGTGTCGTCGACAGCGGCGGTGCCGGCAAGCACCTGGTGGCCAGCGGCGTGGTGACCGTGGACGGCCAGGTGGAGCTGCGGAAGACCTGCAAGATCCATGCGGGCCAGCGCGTGGCGGTGGACGACGTCGCGATCGACGTCGTCGCCTGA